A genome region from Penaeus monodon isolate SGIC_2016 chromosome 14, NSTDA_Pmon_1, whole genome shotgun sequence includes the following:
- the LOC119580984 gene encoding LIM domain only protein 7-like isoform X2 translates to MAMTSAGTMEKTAWRQGGATEDVKAKMTQMEYNDQLETHNLLISGKSQELTKLGEELKRVREKKEPLTKAKDMLQEEINKANKAINAKSEEVTLLKQKLRYHSVKQIHENIDRLEYQLRNNSYKPREEQKILNEISMLQRSIRTLREYEAKQAENKKYRAERTRLIDERNSNFTKIRALYEKEDELKKEMAQLREVLSVNKKAIENLRQLRPSLEQAWLAQKQQSQAARQRRIVEKKRMRQDQIRERQEQKRRLWEEYEASREPYEEERDLCRLLISYLQSSVSCPTPVTPGTPSNVTPLLTPVTPTSTGNTFTPTSDDVGSFYLKSKEQEESFSRISKREKARLKRQQKMANRVKELPHTPDVLEKFSKLSIIPPRNTDEIPATVIALQDCLQHLNVLAVDKSNQKKKEEKQKESDRNVNPVNSTRPTSLAIRESNIFTPDIVISTTVYPSTSPDTYRSEKSAEFKRDSPTPTTPSAGLEALSLSSLPSFHVPSSPTSWAVTGGKEIENRVRAYPSPVQDNVRYILNGIHIPSSVSSIKCNTPLQVVKSKTCNDIIATGNNESFFSLPVSYPTTLAELNNNNHGRSYAAKVKTGTVDV, encoded by the exons ATGGCCATGACGTCTGCCGGAACTATGGAGAAAACCGCGTGGAGGCAAGGAGGAGCTACAG aAGATGTCAAAGCCAAGATGACGCAGATGGAGTACAATGACCAGCTGGAAACACACAATTTACTGATCAGTGGCAAATCTCAGGAACTT acaAAGCTAGGTGAAGAACTCAAAAGAGTCCGAGAAAAGAAGGAACCCTTGACCAAAGCAAAAGATATGTTGCAGGAGGAAATCAACAAGGCTAACAAAGCCATTAATGCAAAATCAGAAGAAGTCACATTGTTAAAACAAAAG cTGAGATACCACAGTGTGAAACAGATCCATGAAAATATAGACAGACTAGAGTATCAGTTGCGGAACAACAGTTACAAACCTAGAGAGGagcagaaaattttaaatgaaatttcaATGCTTCAGAGATCCATTCGAACTCTACGAGAATATGAAGCCAAACAG GCTGAGAACAAAAAGTATAGAGCTGAGAGGACACGGCTCATTGATGAAAGAAATAGCAATTTCACAAAAATCAGAGCAttatatgaaaaggaagatgaaCTAAAGAAGGAAATGGCACAACTTAGAGAGGTTTTGTCTGTCAATAAAAAAG CCATTGAAAACCTTAGACAACTAAGACCAAGTTTGGAACAAGCCTGGTTAgcacaaaagcaacaaagtcaagcAGCACGACAAAGACGTATTGTGGAAAAGAAACGCATGCGACAAGATCAGATCAGAGAGCGCCAAGAACAGAAAAGGAGATTATG GGAGGAATATGAAGCAAGCAGAGAACCATATGAAGAGGAACGGGACTTGTGCCGGCTGTTGATCTCATACTTGCAGTCCTCTGTCAGCTGTCCAACTCCTGTTACTCCTGGAACACCAAGCAATGTTACCCCATTACTCACACCAGTCACTCCAACAAGCACGGGAAATACTTTTACACCAACTAGTGATGATGTTGGGTCCTTTTATTTGAAATCTAAAGAACAAGAGGAAAGCTTTAGTAGAATTAGTAAACGTGAGAAGGCAAGATTAAAACGTCAACAAAAGATGGCAAACAGAGTAAAAGAGCTTCCACATACTCCAGATGTTCTTGAAAAATTTAGCAAGTTATCCATAATTCCTCCCAGAAATACTGATGAGATACCTGCAACAGTCATAGCCTTACAGGATTGTCTGCAGCATTTAAATGTTCTTGCAGTTGACAAAagtaatcaaaagaaaaaggaagaaaaacaaaaagaatcagATAGAAATGTAAATCCAGTTAACAGTACTCGTCCCACAAGCTTAGCCATTAGAGAAAGTAATATTTTTACACCAGATATTGTAATTAGCACAACTGTTTACCCTTCAACATCTCCTGATACATATAGATCTGAAAAATCTGCGGAGTTTAAACGTGATTCCCCAACTCCAACTACACCATCAGCTGGACTTGAAGCTTTATCATTAAGTTCTTTACCATCTTTCCATGTTCCATCTTCACCTACGTCATGGGCAGTAACTGgtggaaaagaaattgaaaacagAGTAAGAGCTTATCCAAGTCCAGTTCAAGATAATGTAAGATACATTCTTAATGGCATTCACATTCCCAGTTCAGTCAGTAGTATCAAATGTAATACCCCTTTGCAAGTAGTTAAGTCAAAGACttgtaatgatataattgcaacaGGAAACAatgaatcatttttttctcttcctgtatCTTACCCCACTACTCTAGCAGAGCTGAACAACAATAATCATGGACGTAGTTATGCAGCAAAGGTGAAAACGGGGACTGTTGATGTCTAA
- the LOC119580984 gene encoding LIM domain only protein 7-like isoform X1, whose protein sequence is MAMTSAGTMEKTAWRQGGATDVKAKMTQMEYNDQLETHNLLISGKSQELTKLGEELKRVREKKEPLTKAKDMLQEEINKANKAINAKSEEVTLLKQKLRYHSVKQIHENIDRLEYQLRNNSYKPREEQKILNEISMLQRSIRTLREYEAKQAENKKYRAERTRLIDERNSNFTKIRALYEKEDELKKEMAQLREVLSVNKKAIENLRQLRPSLEQAWLAQKQQSQAARQRRIVEKKRMRQDQIRERQEQKRRLWEEYEASREPYEEERDLCRLLISYLQSSVSCPTPVTPGTPSNVTPLLTPVTPTSTGNTFTPTSDDVGSFYLKSKEQEESFSRISKREKARLKRQQKMANRVKELPHTPDVLEKFSKLSIIPPRNTDEIPATVIALQDCLQHLNVLAVDKSNQKKKEEKQKESDRNVNPVNSTRPTSLAIRESNIFTPDIVISTTVYPSTSPDTYRSEKSAEFKRDSPTPTTPSAGLEALSLSSLPSFHVPSSPTSWAVTGGKEIENRVRAYPSPVQDNVRYILNGIHIPSSVSSIKCNTPLQVVKSKTCNDIIATGNNESFFSLPVSYPTTLAELNNNNHGRSYAAKVKTGTVDV, encoded by the exons ATGGCCATGACGTCTGCCGGAACTATGGAGAAAACCGCGTGGAGGCAAGGAGGAGCTACAG ATGTCAAAGCCAAGATGACGCAGATGGAGTACAATGACCAGCTGGAAACACACAATTTACTGATCAGTGGCAAATCTCAGGAACTT acaAAGCTAGGTGAAGAACTCAAAAGAGTCCGAGAAAAGAAGGAACCCTTGACCAAAGCAAAAGATATGTTGCAGGAGGAAATCAACAAGGCTAACAAAGCCATTAATGCAAAATCAGAAGAAGTCACATTGTTAAAACAAAAG cTGAGATACCACAGTGTGAAACAGATCCATGAAAATATAGACAGACTAGAGTATCAGTTGCGGAACAACAGTTACAAACCTAGAGAGGagcagaaaattttaaatgaaatttcaATGCTTCAGAGATCCATTCGAACTCTACGAGAATATGAAGCCAAACAG GCTGAGAACAAAAAGTATAGAGCTGAGAGGACACGGCTCATTGATGAAAGAAATAGCAATTTCACAAAAATCAGAGCAttatatgaaaaggaagatgaaCTAAAGAAGGAAATGGCACAACTTAGAGAGGTTTTGTCTGTCAATAAAAAAG CCATTGAAAACCTTAGACAACTAAGACCAAGTTTGGAACAAGCCTGGTTAgcacaaaagcaacaaagtcaagcAGCACGACAAAGACGTATTGTGGAAAAGAAACGCATGCGACAAGATCAGATCAGAGAGCGCCAAGAACAGAAAAGGAGATTATG GGAGGAATATGAAGCAAGCAGAGAACCATATGAAGAGGAACGGGACTTGTGCCGGCTGTTGATCTCATACTTGCAGTCCTCTGTCAGCTGTCCAACTCCTGTTACTCCTGGAACACCAAGCAATGTTACCCCATTACTCACACCAGTCACTCCAACAAGCACGGGAAATACTTTTACACCAACTAGTGATGATGTTGGGTCCTTTTATTTGAAATCTAAAGAACAAGAGGAAAGCTTTAGTAGAATTAGTAAACGTGAGAAGGCAAGATTAAAACGTCAACAAAAGATGGCAAACAGAGTAAAAGAGCTTCCACATACTCCAGATGTTCTTGAAAAATTTAGCAAGTTATCCATAATTCCTCCCAGAAATACTGATGAGATACCTGCAACAGTCATAGCCTTACAGGATTGTCTGCAGCATTTAAATGTTCTTGCAGTTGACAAAagtaatcaaaagaaaaaggaagaaaaacaaaaagaatcagATAGAAATGTAAATCCAGTTAACAGTACTCGTCCCACAAGCTTAGCCATTAGAGAAAGTAATATTTTTACACCAGATATTGTAATTAGCACAACTGTTTACCCTTCAACATCTCCTGATACATATAGATCTGAAAAATCTGCGGAGTTTAAACGTGATTCCCCAACTCCAACTACACCATCAGCTGGACTTGAAGCTTTATCATTAAGTTCTTTACCATCTTTCCATGTTCCATCTTCACCTACGTCATGGGCAGTAACTGgtggaaaagaaattgaaaacagAGTAAGAGCTTATCCAAGTCCAGTTCAAGATAATGTAAGATACATTCTTAATGGCATTCACATTCCCAGTTCAGTCAGTAGTATCAAATGTAATACCCCTTTGCAAGTAGTTAAGTCAAAGACttgtaatgatataattgcaacaGGAAACAatgaatcatttttttctcttcctgtatCTTACCCCACTACTCTAGCAGAGCTGAACAACAATAATCATGGACGTAGTTATGCAGCAAAGGTGAAAACGGGGACTGTTGATGTCTAA